A window of the Aquimarina spinulae genome harbors these coding sequences:
- a CDS encoding Cof-type HAD-IIB family hydrolase: MPHRIVFSDIDGTLLNSERELSELTISEIKRIKNTIPVVLISSRMPDAMNHLQEELDIKNQPMICYNGGLILVDQKPVHSTFISPDIIEELDTFNKDKKFHISLYHNNDWFVPEMDFWANREANNTKVNPVVKPTQHVVQEWKAHNKGAHKIMCMGEESYIDQAYTFLEDSFKETLHLYRSKPTYIEIAHKSISKLTAIEILLDSYFKIPISDAVAFGDNYNDIAMLQAVGTGVAVANAKPETLQVANVITLSGKENGVATYIQKNIL, encoded by the coding sequence ATGCCACATCGCATTGTATTCTCTGATATTGATGGAACACTGTTAAATTCTGAAAGAGAGCTTTCTGAACTTACGATTTCAGAAATTAAGAGAATTAAAAACACTATACCTGTAGTTTTAATTTCTTCTAGAATGCCAGATGCTATGAATCATTTGCAAGAAGAATTAGATATAAAAAACCAACCTATGATATGCTATAATGGAGGGTTAATCTTGGTAGATCAAAAACCTGTTCATTCTACTTTTATATCTCCCGATATTATAGAAGAATTAGATACTTTTAATAAAGATAAAAAATTTCATATAAGTTTATATCACAATAATGATTGGTTTGTTCCTGAAATGGATTTTTGGGCCAATCGTGAAGCGAATAACACTAAAGTAAACCCGGTGGTAAAACCAACCCAACATGTGGTACAAGAATGGAAAGCTCATAACAAAGGAGCTCATAAGATTATGTGTATGGGAGAAGAATCTTATATAGATCAAGCGTATACATTTTTAGAAGATAGTTTCAAAGAAACTCTTCATTTATACCGTTCTAAACCAACATATATAGAGATTGCACATAAAAGTATTTCAAAATTAACTGCCATAGAAATACTGCTTGACTCCTATTTTAAAATTCCTATTTCTGATGCAGTTGCATTTGGAGATAATTATAATGATATTGCAATGCTACAAGCAGTAGGAACTGGTGTAGCTGTAGCAAATGCAAAACCGGAAACTTTACAAGTAGCAAATGTTATTACGCTTTCTGGAAAAGAAAATGGAGTAGCAACATATATTCAAAAAAACATTTTATAA
- a CDS encoding alpha/beta hydrolase, whose translation MKSKFYLFMILISALSFAQKKEFNSAVVKINKYIEGSLVTPYSEDNVPLVIFIMDAGAINRDGNDRMSKNDTFKQLSYELAKEGIATYRYDKRLFKMDGLGIKEHEISLDHYIEDAISIIDYFNKNRKYKKIIIAGHGQGSLVGMIAANGRADGFISIAGNAVSIDQVIIEQIAKQAPGLDKSASVAFKQLKENGRATSYDPALESIFRYNLQPFMSSWIKYNPSDEILKLEMPIFIIYGDKDIQVELIQAEKFKEIIPQAEYLFVTNMNHILKEIKGGRLENHKSYNEPFRKIMPEVLTGITNFVNQ comes from the coding sequence ATGAAGAGTAAATTTTATTTATTTATGATCTTGATTTCTGCACTGAGTTTTGCTCAAAAAAAAGAATTTAACTCTGCAGTTGTTAAAATCAATAAATATATAGAGGGTTCTTTGGTTACTCCATATTCTGAGGATAATGTTCCTTTGGTTATTTTTATAATGGATGCTGGAGCGATTAATAGAGATGGTAATGATCGAATGTCTAAAAATGATACTTTTAAGCAACTTTCCTATGAACTTGCCAAAGAAGGTATTGCAACTTATCGCTATGACAAAAGGCTTTTTAAGATGGATGGTTTAGGAATTAAGGAGCATGAAATTTCTTTAGATCATTATATTGAAGATGCAATATCAATAATAGATTATTTCAATAAAAACAGAAAATATAAAAAAATCATTATCGCTGGTCATGGTCAAGGTTCTCTAGTAGGTATGATTGCTGCAAATGGAAGAGCAGATGGTTTTATTTCTATAGCAGGAAATGCAGTATCAATAGATCAGGTAATTATAGAACAAATTGCGAAACAAGCTCCTGGTTTGGATAAAAGTGCTTCTGTAGCCTTTAAACAATTAAAAGAAAATGGAAGGGCTACTAGTTATGACCCGGCATTAGAATCTATTTTTAGATATAATCTACAACCCTTTATGAGTTCCTGGATAAAGTATAATCCATCTGATGAAATTTTAAAATTAGAAATGCCTATTTTCATAATTTATGGTGATAAAGATATCCAGGTAGAATTAATCCAAGCAGAGAAATTTAAAGAGATTATACCACAAGCCGAATATCTATTTGTTACAAATATGAATCATATCTTAAAAGAAATTAAAGGAGGTAGACTAGAAAATCACAAATCTTATAATGAACCCTTTAGAAAAATAATGCCCGAAGTTCTAACCGGGATTACTAACTTTGTGAATCAATAG
- a CDS encoding S1/P1 nuclease, producing the protein MKLQYKWLLVLFMISLSGFSADYDWGKTGHRATGQIADSYLTKKAKRNIAKLLNGQSLALVSTFADEIKSDEKYRGYSPWHYVNFPFDKKYGEEEPSEYGDLVKGINTCISVLKDEKSSKKDKMFHLKMLVHFIGDLHQPLHVGRGEDKGGNDIQVRWFRDGSNLHRVWDSDMIDYYGMSYTELSINETVLSKDQIKAIQNGGIVNWVYESQKLAQQVYGSANVGEKLGYKYMYDYFPIVRTQLQKGGIRLAKILNEIFG; encoded by the coding sequence ATGAAACTTCAATATAAATGGTTACTTGTTTTATTCATGATTTCTTTATCTGGATTTTCTGCAGATTATGATTGGGGAAAGACAGGACATAGAGCTACGGGTCAGATTGCAGATTCATACTTGACAAAGAAAGCAAAGCGCAATATAGCAAAACTTCTTAATGGCCAAAGTCTTGCTTTGGTTTCTACATTTGCTGATGAAATTAAAAGTGACGAAAAATATAGAGGTTATAGCCCCTGGCATTATGTTAATTTTCCATTTGATAAGAAATATGGTGAAGAAGAGCCTAGTGAGTATGGCGATTTGGTAAAAGGAATAAATACATGTATATCGGTATTAAAAGACGAAAAATCATCTAAAAAAGATAAGATGTTTCATCTTAAAATGCTAGTGCATTTTATTGGTGATTTACACCAACCGCTTCATGTGGGTAGAGGAGAAGATAAAGGAGGAAATGATATTCAGGTACGTTGGTTTAGAGATGGATCTAACTTGCATAGGGTTTGGGATAGTGATATGATAGATTATTATGGTATGAGCTATACAGAATTATCTATAAATGAGACAGTTTTATCTAAGGATCAGATTAAAGCAATTCAAAACGGTGGTATAGTAAACTGGGTATACGAATCTCAAAAGCTTGCACAACAAGTATATGGATCGGCAAATGTAGGTGAAAAATTAGGGTATAAATATATGTATGATTATTTTCCTATAGTACGCACCCAATTGCAAAAAGGAGGAATACGACTGGCTAAAATATTAAATGAAATTTTTGGATAA
- a CDS encoding helix-turn-helix domain-containing protein: MNRYTLNETFVVHQYAIDEWEAEPHNHNYFEIIFIEKGSGYHTINDIRFPYKENNIFLLAPEDTHHFEIEKRTNFTYFKFTELLFSSKVNLPDRKYWLQRIEQLLHQPNIIPGDVISHEEDRSIIWDIHNVVLEEFKNEKVYYQEIISNAISTILSIIVRNISEKYNSHQKNMLVSHNKIDSILSHIRQHVYDNDLTKINFLANKFNMSQSSISTYFKRKTGESIHQYVTKYKMKLVEYRLQHTEFTIAEIAYQLGYTDESHLTKTFKKHFSMSPKQYRNEISIS; the protein is encoded by the coding sequence ATGAACCGTTATACCTTGAATGAGACTTTTGTAGTACATCAATATGCTATTGATGAATGGGAAGCGGAACCTCATAATCATAACTATTTTGAAATCATTTTTATTGAAAAAGGAAGTGGATATCATACCATTAATGATATACGGTTTCCTTATAAAGAAAACAATATCTTTTTACTAGCACCAGAAGACACACATCACTTCGAAATTGAAAAGCGTACAAATTTTACTTATTTCAAGTTTACAGAGCTTTTGTTTTCTAGTAAGGTCAATCTTCCAGACAGAAAATATTGGTTACAACGTATTGAGCAATTATTACACCAACCCAATATTATACCAGGAGATGTAATTTCTCATGAAGAAGATCGAAGTATTATTTGGGATATCCATAATGTTGTCTTAGAAGAATTTAAAAATGAGAAAGTATATTATCAAGAAATCATTTCTAATGCGATAAGTACTATCCTAAGTATAATAGTTCGTAATATCTCTGAAAAATATAATTCACATCAAAAAAACATGCTTGTTTCTCACAATAAAATAGATTCGATCTTGAGTCATATTAGACAACATGTATATGACAATGATCTTACCAAGATTAACTTTTTGGCAAATAAGTTTAATATGTCTCAGAGTTCAATTAGCACATATTTTAAAAGAAAAACAGGAGAATCTATACACCAATACGTTACAAAATATAAAATGAAGTTGGTTGAGTATCGTTTACAACATACTGAATTTACTATTGCAGAAATTGCATATCAATTGGGATATACAGATGAGAGTCACCTTACCAAAACTTTTAAGAAGCATTTTTCGATGTCTCCCAAGCAATATCGTAACGAAATATCTATTAGCTAA
- a CDS encoding M12 family metallopeptidase, which yields MKTVFKSTVLGALAFVACTTFTSCEKDQDNAHEQLENQTVVEKGFLHEQAYPERTGKLVTIELNGESVEVEEIDGQYVLGDILIDKEDVMVKNGKSTGRTGSRWPNNTVYYEIQSSLPNQARVTNAIAHWEANTSLKFVKRTNQTAYIYFRSGSGCSSSVGRTGRRQNINLANGCSTGNTIHEIGHAVGLWHEQSRKDRDQYITINFQNIQANRDFNFKTYSQQGYDGDEYTNSLDFNSIMLYGSYAFSANGQPTIVKKNGSTYNAQRNGLSSGDIAGIKIMYPGGGGNDICEGVAPWSSSQNYQVGDRVTYRGYLYERTSSGWTRIGQCGTSKSSNAQDIPHLNDVAKN from the coding sequence ATGAAAACAGTTTTTAAGAGCACCGTACTAGGTGCTTTAGCATTCGTTGCATGCACAACTTTCACTTCTTGTGAGAAAGATCAAGACAATGCTCACGAACAACTAGAAAATCAAACAGTAGTCGAAAAAGGGTTCTTACATGAGCAAGCTTATCCAGAAAGAACAGGAAAATTAGTTACTATTGAGCTTAACGGGGAATCTGTCGAAGTTGAAGAAATCGACGGACAGTATGTTTTAGGAGATATCCTTATTGATAAAGAGGATGTTATGGTCAAAAACGGTAAAAGTACAGGACGTACCGGAAGTAGATGGCCAAATAACACCGTGTATTATGAAATACAAAGTAGTTTACCTAATCAGGCAAGGGTAACCAATGCGATTGCACATTGGGAGGCAAATACAAGCCTTAAATTTGTGAAAAGAACAAATCAAACCGCTTATATCTACTTTAGAAGTGGTAGTGGATGCTCATCTTCTGTGGGTCGAACAGGTAGAAGACAAAATATCAATCTTGCAAATGGGTGTTCTACAGGGAATACAATTCATGAAATAGGTCATGCTGTAGGATTATGGCATGAGCAAAGTAGAAAAGACAGAGATCAGTACATTACAATCAATTTTCAGAATATACAGGCGAATAGGGATTTTAATTTCAAAACGTATTCTCAGCAAGGGTATGATGGTGATGAGTATACTAACTCGTTAGATTTTAATTCGATTATGTTATATGGTTCTTATGCTTTTTCTGCAAATGGGCAACCTACCATTGTAAAAAAAAATGGATCTACTTATAACGCACAAAGGAATGGACTTTCTAGTGGAGATATCGCCGGAATAAAAATTATGTATCCCGGTGGCGGTGGAAATGATATTTGTGAAGGAGTAGCTCCTTGGTCTAGTTCTCAAAATTACCAAGTAGGAGATCGTGTAACATATAGAGGGTATTTGTATGAAAGAACTTCTAGTGGTTGGACCCGAATAGGGCAGTGTGGTACATCAAAATCATCAAACGCTCAAGATATACCACATCTTAACGATGTAGCAAAAAATTAA
- a CDS encoding DUF6503 family protein — translation MKNLWILIMAIIISSCGNNKKQENQTTDATDNKTEKIPVEPDGGMGDGAVSIMDHHIKNIEKAHKKADFLTHKAVSFNIVISFGGKLRLDGKITMLTNSTKIRIDKKDESKLIYTGENVFLCPEDANDKGARFDIFTWTYFFAMPYKLNDPGSKLELENMRALNKVDYQTAKLSFEKGIGDSPDDWYIIYTDPKDHTLQATAYIVTFGSKGDITKAESDPHIIQYQDFKTVKGIPFATKWKFYGWTEEKGITNELGEATITDITFLDDEGSIFETPDNAKEIKL, via the coding sequence ATGAAAAATCTATGGATTTTGATCATGGCCATTATCATTTCAAGCTGTGGTAACAATAAAAAGCAAGAAAATCAAACTACAGATGCTACAGATAATAAAACCGAAAAGATTCCGGTAGAACCAGATGGTGGTATGGGAGATGGTGCTGTATCTATTATGGATCATCATATTAAAAACATTGAGAAAGCACATAAAAAAGCTGATTTCCTAACCCATAAAGCAGTAAGTTTTAACATTGTTATTTCCTTTGGTGGTAAATTACGTTTGGATGGAAAAATCACCATGTTAACGAATTCTACAAAAATCAGAATTGATAAAAAAGATGAGAGTAAATTGATCTATACCGGCGAAAACGTTTTTCTGTGCCCAGAAGATGCAAACGATAAAGGAGCACGTTTCGATATCTTTACCTGGACTTATTTCTTTGCAATGCCATATAAACTAAATGATCCCGGTAGCAAATTAGAGCTTGAAAACATGAGGGCTTTAAACAAAGTAGATTATCAAACTGCTAAGCTTTCCTTCGAAAAAGGTATTGGGGATTCTCCAGATGACTGGTATATTATTTATACAGACCCCAAAGACCATACTTTGCAAGCCACAGCGTATATTGTTACGTTTGGGAGTAAAGGTGATATTACTAAGGCAGAGAGCGATCCACATATTATACAATACCAAGATTTTAAAACCGTAAAAGGAATCCCATTTGCTACGAAGTGGAAGTTTTATGGTTGGACTGAAGAAAAAGGTATCACTAATGAATTGGGAGAAGCTACAATTACAGATATTACATTTCTGGATGATGAAGGTTCTATTTTTGAAACTCCTGATAATGCCAAAGAGATAAAGTTATGA
- a CDS encoding serine hydrolase — protein MKITKHSSITAFVMLLFLSALSFSSFAQSLEEKFDTLLQERYKPDGSGATVLVAKQGKIIYHKAFGLANIELDVPMKPNNVFEIGSITKQFTSVAILMLMEQGKLTIEDEITKFIPDYPTHGKKITIHHLLNHTSGIKSYTSMNLSEIAAKDMTPTELINYFKNEPMDFDPGEKWLYNNSGYIILGFIIEKISGQSYEDFVEQNIFKPLAMNNSYYGSKREIIKNRASGYQTREGYVNSAYLSMTLPYAAGSLMSTVEDLHKWQNAVNTNTLIKAETIKKAFQNTTLNNGKPTYYGYGWSVNEINGIPTIEHGGGIFGYTSYQIYIPEEDVHAAILTNCNCNSPTDITVRIAAIAIDRPYGEEKITNVSVSALKKLTGVYKFEDGAVRSISLKDGQLYSQRDAGKKFKIFPKTENTFFFEDSFSEILFKTDSKKPEAIFKNRVKESKGYKTNAPIPADKKAITVSKNILSQYVGVYQIKEGFNLTISLENGQLISQATGQKSFKIYPESETVFFVKEFSASLEFIKENNKVVSAVLNQGGQKTPAKRID, from the coding sequence ATGAAAATCACCAAACATTCATCAATCACAGCCTTTGTAATGTTACTATTTTTATCGGCTCTTTCTTTTTCCTCTTTTGCACAAAGTCTCGAAGAAAAATTTGATACTCTTCTGCAAGAGAGGTATAAACCAGATGGCTCTGGCGCTACTGTTTTGGTTGCCAAACAGGGGAAAATTATTTATCATAAAGCTTTTGGGCTTGCTAATATAGAACTCGACGTTCCTATGAAACCTAATAATGTTTTCGAAATAGGTTCTATCACTAAACAATTTACCTCGGTAGCTATCTTAATGCTTATGGAACAAGGTAAACTTACCATCGAAGATGAAATCACCAAATTCATCCCAGATTACCCTACACATGGAAAAAAAATAACAATACATCACCTCTTAAATCATACTTCGGGGATTAAGAGTTACACCTCTATGAATTTATCTGAGATCGCTGCAAAAGATATGACTCCTACAGAGTTGATCAATTATTTTAAAAATGAACCTATGGATTTTGATCCTGGCGAAAAATGGTTATACAATAACTCTGGATATATTATCCTGGGTTTTATAATTGAAAAAATTTCTGGGCAATCTTATGAGGATTTTGTAGAGCAAAATATTTTCAAACCATTAGCGATGAATAATTCATACTATGGTAGTAAAAGAGAAATCATCAAAAACAGAGCTTCGGGATATCAAACTCGAGAAGGATATGTTAATTCTGCTTATCTAAGCATGACATTACCCTATGCCGCCGGTTCGTTGATGAGTACTGTAGAAGATTTACATAAATGGCAAAATGCAGTTAACACCAATACTTTGATTAAAGCAGAAACCATTAAAAAAGCATTTCAGAATACAACACTAAATAATGGGAAACCTACCTATTATGGATACGGATGGAGTGTAAATGAGATCAATGGAATACCCACAATTGAACATGGTGGTGGCATCTTTGGATATACCTCCTATCAGATTTATATTCCCGAAGAAGATGTACATGCTGCAATATTAACCAATTGCAACTGCAATAGCCCTACAGACATTACAGTTCGTATTGCAGCAATAGCGATAGACAGACCATATGGCGAAGAGAAAATAACAAATGTTTCAGTTTCAGCATTAAAAAAGCTAACAGGTGTATATAAGTTTGAAGATGGAGCTGTAAGAAGTATTAGCCTAAAGGATGGTCAATTATACAGTCAAAGAGATGCCGGTAAGAAATTCAAAATCTTTCCTAAAACAGAAAACACTTTTTTCTTCGAGGATAGTTTTTCTGAAATTTTGTTTAAAACAGATAGTAAAAAACCTGAAGCTATTTTTAAAAATAGAGTTAAAGAATCTAAAGGGTATAAAACAAATGCGCCTATTCCTGCAGACAAAAAGGCAATTACTGTATCAAAAAATATACTTAGCCAATATGTAGGGGTTTACCAGATCAAAGAAGGATTTAATCTTACAATATCTTTAGAAAACGGACAGTTGATTTCGCAAGCAACAGGGCAAAAAAGTTTCAAAATATATCCAGAAAGCGAAACTGTATTTTTTGTAAAAGAATTCTCTGCTTCTCTAGAGTTTATAAAAGAAAATAATAAAGTGGTTAGCGCTGTACTTAATCAAGGAGGACAAAAAACTCCTGCCAAACGTATTGATTAG
- a CDS encoding S9 family peptidase, with protein sequence MSFTQSYGQEVTGTWKGKLSVQGAEIPLAFHVEKTNGALTATMDSPSQGATGIPMDTVLFENNQLTLALKKAGVKYVATVDAKKLTGTFYQGGMELPLEMEKSEKTIPGNPELVTTDSALVELGNLDKGDYKYSVEDYFAKPKARTFRFSPNGKYLSYREKDDNKKNHVYVKEIATGKVTRVIEEKEELIRGYGWANNNRLVYVMDKGGNEDYHLFAANIDGSDQKELTPFEGVQVNILEGLKEDENHMIISMNKNNKQIFEPYKINIITGEIKQLFKNEDAANPIAGYSFDKDGNLKGYAKIRDGVNFDLYYAKEEGKYEIIKQLNWKDTFSILRFDYATDNPHDAYVVSNLKSDKSQIYLYDLKADKVIKKIFSNDKYDVSSLSVSKKRGYELDYFSYEGEKSIIVPVSDYYKKLHAKITTKFPDHQYSIADKTDEEDKYLIFLQSDKLYGVYYSYDNKTGEFKLLYNLMPQLKEKDMAEMRPITFTSRDGLTINGYITLPKEALQGKKVPLIVNPHGGPQGIRDSWGFNPEAQLFASRGYATLQVNFRISGGYGREFLESGFKEIGRKAMDDVEDGLKYVIDQGWVNKDKVAIYGGSHGGYAVLRGLTKTPDLYTCGVDYVGVSNLFTFMKTIPPYWKPYLKIIKEIWYDEDVAEEKAIMEEVSPVYQIDKIKKPLFVVQGANDPRVNIDESDQIVKALRDKGFDVPYMVKYDEGHGFGKEENSIEMYRAMMGFYAKHLNNKKTTKPVKG encoded by the coding sequence ATGTCTTTTACCCAGTCGTATGGACAAGAAGTTACAGGAACTTGGAAAGGAAAATTATCGGTTCAGGGGGCAGAAATTCCTTTAGCATTTCATGTAGAAAAAACGAATGGAGCATTAACTGCAACAATGGATAGCCCATCTCAAGGAGCAACAGGAATCCCTATGGATACAGTACTTTTTGAAAACAATCAATTAACTTTAGCATTAAAAAAAGCAGGAGTTAAATATGTAGCAACTGTCGATGCAAAAAAACTTACAGGAACTTTTTATCAAGGCGGAATGGAACTACCACTAGAAATGGAAAAATCGGAAAAAACTATACCAGGTAACCCAGAATTGGTTACTACAGATTCTGCTCTTGTAGAATTAGGTAATTTGGATAAAGGGGATTATAAATATTCAGTCGAAGATTATTTTGCGAAACCTAAAGCCAGAACTTTTCGCTTTTCTCCCAACGGGAAATACCTTTCTTATAGAGAGAAAGATGATAATAAAAAAAATCATGTATATGTAAAAGAAATTGCTACGGGCAAAGTTACTCGTGTTATTGAAGAAAAAGAAGAATTGATTCGAGGATATGGTTGGGCAAATAATAACCGTTTGGTTTATGTAATGGATAAGGGAGGAAATGAAGATTATCATCTCTTTGCTGCAAATATTGATGGATCAGATCAAAAAGAATTAACTCCTTTTGAAGGTGTTCAGGTAAATATTCTTGAAGGTTTAAAAGAAGATGAAAATCATATGATCATTTCTATGAACAAGAATAACAAACAAATTTTTGAACCTTATAAAATCAATATAATTACTGGTGAGATTAAACAATTATTCAAAAATGAAGATGCTGCAAATCCAATTGCAGGATATAGTTTTGATAAAGATGGTAACCTTAAAGGATATGCCAAAATCAGAGATGGAGTAAACTTTGATTTATATTATGCCAAGGAAGAAGGAAAATATGAAATCATTAAACAGTTAAACTGGAAAGATACATTTTCTATTCTGAGATTTGATTATGCTACAGATAATCCTCATGATGCATACGTGGTTTCTAATCTAAAATCTGATAAGTCTCAAATTTACTTATACGATCTTAAGGCAGATAAAGTGATTAAGAAAATTTTCTCGAACGATAAATATGATGTATCTAGCCTTTCGGTGTCAAAAAAAAGAGGATATGAGTTAGACTACTTTTCTTATGAAGGAGAAAAGAGTATAATTGTACCCGTAAGTGATTATTATAAGAAATTACACGCAAAAATTACAACGAAGTTTCCAGATCATCAATACTCTATTGCGGATAAAACGGATGAAGAAGATAAATATTTAATTTTCTTACAAAGTGATAAATTATATGGAGTGTATTATTCTTACGACAACAAGACTGGCGAATTTAAATTGTTATACAACCTAATGCCACAGTTGAAGGAAAAAGATATGGCCGAAATGCGTCCAATTACTTTTACAAGTAGAGATGGCTTAACTATAAATGGATATATCACTTTACCAAAAGAAGCATTACAAGGAAAGAAAGTTCCGTTGATTGTAAATCCACACGGTGGGCCACAAGGTATTCGTGATTCATGGGGATTTAATCCAGAAGCTCAATTGTTTGCTAGTAGGGGGTATGCAACTTTGCAAGTTAATTTTAGAATATCTGGAGGGTACGGAAGAGAGTTCTTAGAGTCAGGATTTAAAGAAATTGGAAGAAAAGCGATGGACGATGTAGAGGATGGATTAAAGTATGTAATCGATCAAGGTTGGGTGAATAAAGATAAAGTAGCTATCTATGGAGGGAGTCATGGTGGATATGCTGTGTTGAGAGGGCTAACTAAAACTCCTGATTTGTATACCTGTGGTGTAGATTACGTTGGAGTTTCTAATTTGTTTACTTTTATGAAAACCATTCCTCCTTATTGGAAACCTTATTTAAAGATTATAAAAGAAATATGGTATGATGAAGATGTGGCCGAAGAAAAAGCTATCATGGAAGAAGTGTCTCCTGTATATCAAATAGATAAAATTAAAAAGCCACTATTTGTAGTGCAAGGAGCAAATGACCCCAGAGTAAATATAGATGAATCTGATCAGATCGTTAAAGCTTTAAGAGATAAGGGATTTGATGTACCTTATATGGTAAAATATGATGAAGGTCATGGTTTTGGTAAAGAAGAAAACTCTATAGAGATGTATAGAGCTATGATGGGATTTTATGCAAAACATTTAAATAATAAAAAAACAACAAAACCTGTAAAAGGATAA
- a CDS encoding MarR family winged helix-turn-helix transcriptional regulator, with protein sequence MSKSIFDISFQHKDINSKIVIGLERISEVFRTLLWEHAKTAGLSPIQIQIIIFIAYHKEGLCTVSHLAKEFNVTKPTISDAVKALEKKEMIFKNKTSTDNRSYYISLTPKGQKNVSEAENFADPIKKQLLSFNTEEQESLLKTINILIYQLNRSGILSVQRTCYACKFYEKNDNNHYCNFIQTELKDVDIRLDCADFEEKP encoded by the coding sequence ATGAGTAAAAGTATTTTTGACATATCATTTCAACATAAAGATATCAATAGCAAAATTGTAATTGGCCTGGAACGTATTTCTGAGGTCTTTAGAACGTTGTTATGGGAACACGCAAAAACTGCAGGCTTAAGTCCTATACAGATACAGATTATAATTTTTATTGCATATCACAAAGAAGGTTTATGTACAGTAAGTCATCTTGCAAAAGAGTTTAATGTAACTAAACCTACAATTAGCGATGCTGTTAAGGCACTAGAAAAAAAAGAAATGATCTTCAAAAATAAGACGTCAACAGATAATAGAAGTTATTACATAAGCTTAACTCCAAAAGGACAAAAAAATGTTTCTGAAGCCGAAAATTTTGCAGATCCTATCAAGAAGCAACTTTTAAGTTTTAATACAGAGGAACAAGAGTCTTTGTTAAAGACCATAAACATTTTAATTTATCAGCTAAACAGATCAGGAATATTATCTGTACAAAGAACTTGCTATGCTTGTAAATTCTATGAAAAAAATGATAACAATCATTATTGTAATTTCATACAAACAGAGCTTAAAGATGTAGATATTAGATTAGATTGCGCTGACTTTGAAGAAAAACCATAA
- a CDS encoding DUF2024 family protein: MMKIAVWDTYVQRNDGIIMHFDILVPDSITDQDMVFKFGENYLDTKPFKTEKITTNECRLCHIEQATPEMINDIHIKGYSIIEMENC; this comes from the coding sequence ATGATGAAGATAGCCGTTTGGGATACTTACGTACAACGAAATGATGGGATCATAATGCATTTTGACATACTTGTTCCCGATTCTATAACAGATCAGGATATGGTGTTTAAATTCGGAGAAAACTACCTGGATACTAAACCCTTTAAGACAGAGAAAATTACTACTAATGAATGTAGACTCTGTCATATTGAACAAGCAACTCCTGAAATGATAAATGATATCCATATCAAAGGATATTCGATTATTGAAATGGAAAATTGCTAA
- a CDS encoding thioredoxin family protein, with amino-acid sequence MSKSIFYHAGCPVCISAEHDIVNLIGSDNVEIVHLGEDRSQIKSAETAGVQSVPALLTSNGNVLHINFGASMADVKG; translated from the coding sequence ATGAGTAAATCAATTTTTTATCATGCTGGATGCCCAGTATGCATTAGTGCAGAACATGATATTGTTAATCTAATCGGATCAGACAATGTAGAAATTGTTCATTTAGGAGAGGATCGTTCTCAAATCAAGAGTGCCGAAACAGCAGGAGTTCAATCTGTTCCTGCACTACTAACATCTAATGGAAATGTGCTACACATTAACTTTGGAGCTTCTATGGCAGATGTAAAAGGCTAA